In the genome of Curtobacterium sp. MCLR17_036, the window GATCCGGATGGCGTGGTCGAGCACGTCACGGAAGCGCCGCTGCATCTCGATCGGCAGGTGGTACTTCTCGGCGCCCCGGTGCAGGCTCTCGATGATGTGGATGAGCGGGCGCGCTGCCCGCTGGAAGTCCACGACCTCGCCGAACAGCTCGTACACGCGCCGGGACACCCCGGCCTCGCCGCTGAACAGCTGGTCCTCGATCTGGTTGATGTCCTCCTCGAGCCCGTCAATCACCGGCAGGTAGCCGTCGACGATGGAGTCCATCAGCGCCCAGAGCTGCGCCTGCGGCCCCACCGTCACCAGCCCGGGCTTGCCGCTCATCCGCTGCAGGGCCCGCGGCACGGTCTGCCGGCCCCGCGGGTCGGCCTGCACGACCGCCAGGAAGAAGTCCTCGCCGACGAACGCGTGCACCTCGCCGAACGCTACTTCCTCCTGCTGGTCGTTGTAGAGCGCCGGCTTCAGCACGGCGAACAGCGTCGAGCCGTAGCGCTCGAGCTTCGGTCGCTGGTGCCCCTCGGCGGAGTCCTCGACCGCGAGCTCGTGCAGGTCGAGTGCGACGGCGACGTCGCCGAGTTCCTGGGCGTCGGGCTGGTGCAGGACGATGCAGGAGCTCGCGCCCTGCTCGGCCATCATCCGGAAGGTGTCGTCGAGCGAGGGACTCGCGATCGGGGCGATGCGGTCGACGTAGACGGTGTTCAGCTCGAGGCTCACGGGACCACCGTACGCAGGGTCGCGGCACGTCGGTGCCCGGTGGCCGGCCGGGAGGCCCGTACCCACCCCGCCACACGGCGTGCGTCCTGCCTGTGCGTGCGCTGCACGACCGCCCTCACGCACCGCCTACGGTGCAGGTCATCAGCATGCTGACGAAAGGGACTGTCATGAAGAGGATCTGGAAGCGCGTCGCGGTCGCCGTGAGCGCGGTCGTCGCCGTCATCGGCGCGTACGTCGGCTCGGGCGCTGCCGGGGGCACCCCCATCCAGGACGCCGCCGGCGGAGCGTTGTCGGCGTCGTCGACGGCGATCGCCCCGGACGGCCCCGCGTTCTCGATCTGGAGCGTCGTCTACGCGGGGCTCATCGGCTACGCGGTGCTGCAGCTCTTCCGCACCGCGAACGACGACCGGCACGAGCGACTGGTGGTGCCGGCGATCCTGTCGCTGCTGCTCAACGCCGCGTGGATCCTGTCCGTGCAGTTCGGGTGGCTGTGGGCGAGCGAACCGATCATCGTCGCGCTGCTCGCGGTGCTGGTGTGGACGTTCTCGATCCTGCGCCGGACCCGCTCGACCGGCGTCGTCGAGGCAGTGCTGACCGACGGCACGTTCGGGCTCTACCTCGGGTGGGTCTGCGTCGCGACGGCGGCGAACACGGCCGCGGTGCTGACGGCCGCGGGCTTCCGCGGGTTCGGGTTCGGGCAGGACGTCTGGGGCGTCGCGATCGCCGCGGTGGCCGGTCTGGTCGGGGTCCTGGTCGCCTTCTGGGGTCGGGGGCGGCTGGCACCCGCGGCCTCGCTCGCTTGGGGTCTGGCGTGGGTCGCGGTCGCCCGGTTCGACGGGCCGCTCGTCTCCGTGCCGACGGCCACGACGGCGGTGGTCGCCGCGGTGGCCGTGGTCGTCGTGACCGCGGCGGTCCGGGCGCGCGCAGGGTGGTCCGGAGCGGGCGAGGGCCGGGCGACGGCACCGGTGTTCGGCCGGGCGGACTCCGTCGCGGGCTGACCGGGCCGGGGTCTGTGGCGTGAAAGCGACAGAACCCGCCGGGCCGGCCTCGTTCACCCCGCGAAAGCGACACTTCTCCGCGGATGTTCGGCGGAGAAGTGTCGCTTTCGCAAGCCAGCGCGACGGGGCCGTCGCGGGCTGACGGGGGCGGGGGCTGTGGCGTGAAAGCGACAGAACCCGCCGCGACGCCCTCGTCCACCCCGCGAAAGCGACACTTCACCGCGGATGTTCGGCGGAGAACTGTCGCTTTCGCGACCCAGCCCGACGGGGGCGTCGCGGGCTCACGGAGCCGGGGGCTGTGGCGTGAAAGCGACAGAACCCGCCGGGCCGGCCCCGTCCACCCCGCGAAAGCGACACTTCACCGCGGATGTTCGGCGGAGAAGTGTCGCTTTCGCGATCGAGCCCGGCCTCAGCGCGCGGCTGCGACCAGCCCGTGCGCGGCGGCGACCGCGGCGTTCGTGACCTCGCCGGCGTGCACGTTCACGCCGAGGGCCAGTGCCGGGTCGGCCGCGGTGGCCTGCTCCCAGCCCCGGTCGGCGATCGCCACGGCGTAGGGCAGGGTCGCGTTCGTCAGCGAGATCGTGCTCGTGCGCGGGACGGCGCCGGGCATGTTCGCCACGCAGTAGTACACGGCGTCGTGCACGGCGAAGGTCGGGTCGTCGTGGGTGGTCGGGTGCGAGCCCTCGAAGCAGCCGCCCTGGTCGATGGCGATGTCGACGAGGACCGAACCCGGGCGCATGTCCGCGACCATCGCGTCGGTGACGAGCTTCGGCGCCGACGCCCCGGGGATCAGGACGGAGCCGATCACCAGGTCGGCGTCGCGCAGCGCCTCGGCGATCGCGTGGGCCGACGACCGGAGCGTGGTGACGCGGCCGTCGAACCGGGCGTCGAGGGCGCGGAGCCGCGGCAGGCTGATGTCGAACACGGTGACGTCGGCACCCATGCCGAGCGCCATCGTCGCGGCGTGCTCCCCCGCGACGCCGCCGCCGATGACGACGACGCGGCCCTTCGGCGTGCCGGGGACGCCGCCGAGCAGCAGCCCGCGGCCGCCGTTCGTGCGCATGAGGTGGAACGCGCCGACCTGGGCCGAGAGCCGCCCGGCGACCTCGGACATCGGCGAGAGGAGCGGCAGCGAACGGTCGGGCAGCTGCACGGTCTCGTAGGCGATCGCCGTGGCGCCGGAGGCGACGAGCGCGTCGGTGAGGGGACGGTCGGCGGCCAGGTGCAGGTAGGTGAACAGGACCTGCCCCGCGCGGATGAGCGGGTACTCCGCCGCGACCGGCTCCTTCACCTTGAGGATCATCTCGGCCTGCGCCCAGACCTCGGCGGCGGCGTCGACGATCGTCGCTCCCGCCACGCGGTACTCGTCGTCGGTGAACGCCGAGCCGGTGCCCGCTCCCGACTGCACGAGGACCTCGTGCCCGTGCAACGCCAGTTCGGCGACGCCTGCCGGGGTCGCCGCGACGCGGTACTCGTTGTTCTTGATCTCGGTGGGGACGCCGATGCGCATCGCTGACTCCTTCGTGGGTGGTGCGGTCGTCCCACCATTCAGCGCCGGATTCGTTGCAACGAGGTTACGGCCGAACATCCGGACGACTTCGGCGCGATCCGTGCGATCGGATTCGGCCGGACCGTCAGCGCGCGCGGAGCGACTCGCTCGGCAGCTCCCCGAACCGTGCGCGGTAGGTCGACGAGAACCGCCCGAGGTGCCCGAAGCCCCACGAACGCGCGATGTCGGCCACCGAGGTCTCCTCGCGGTCGCCGTCGAGCAGGTCCGCGCGGGCGCCGTCGAGGCGCACGCTGCGCAGGAGCTCGCCCGGGGTCTGGTCCAGGTGCCGTCGGAGCGACTGCTGCAGGCCGCGCGGACTGAGCCCCGCCGCGACGGCGATCTCGGGCGTGCCGATCGGCTCGCGGGCGTGGGCGTGCACGTACTCGAGGGCGCGGCGGAGCCGACCGTGCTCGGGACCGGTGCCGGCCACGGACGAGCGCCACCGGCTGCGCTGCGGGAACGCCTGCAGCGCCGCCGTGACGAACGCCTCGGCGATGGTGCGCTCGCCCGACGCGTCGAGGCGGTGGTCGACGTCGAGCCAGGTCGACGAGTGTGCCCGCACGACGGCCTGCCAGGTGGCGACCCCCTGGGCCGTGGGGCGCTGCAGGGTGTCGAACGCGAAGTCGTCGTCACCCGCGACGGACCGGACGAAGTCGCGGTCGAGGTGCACGAGGTTCAGGCCGATGTCGCGGTGGTGCAGGGAGTAGACCTCGGCGAAGGGCACGACGACCGGCACCCCCGGCTCGAACACGTGCGTGTCGCTGCCCGAGGTGAGCCGTCCGGCACCGCTGCGCAGCCACGCCACGACGAACTCGTCGTCGACGCGGCTCTCGGTGCGCAGGTCCGCCATGAAGCGCGACGAGCGCAGGGACAGCCGGCCGTCCCCCACGTCGGCGAAGTCCCAGTGGGACTGCGGACGGGTGCGCCGGACGATCGGAGCGCGGAAGTCGTAGTCGCTCTCGAAGAAGGCGAGGGCCTCGTCGAAGTCACTGCCGACGAGCCGCCGGAAGTACCGGCCGGGGTGTCGCTCGATGGAAAGCACCATGCACCAGAACGTACGAGCAGCCACCGACATTCGACGCCCGCGGCCGCTCGACGCCGAGCGTCACGGCTGCAGGATCGCCTGTCCGACGCTCTCGTCCAGGATGAGGTCGGTCACGAGTCCCGCTGCGAGCGCGCCGCGCAGCGAGGCCGCCTTCCCCCGCCCGGCCACGACGCAGACCCGGCGCGGCGCTCGCTTGATCGTGTCGAGGTCGGGGGCACCGGCGCGCGCGTTCACCCCGATGTCCTTCCACGAGCCGTCGGCCCGGTAGAACACCGTCGAGACGTCGCCGACCACCCCGGCCCGGGTGAGCTCGTCACGGTCCTCGGGGTCGAGGTACCCGCCCGAGTACACGTGCGACGGCACCGGGGCCTGCGGGGCACCGACACCGAACACGACGAGGTCCATCCGCTCGTGCAGGTCGAGCACACGGCGGATCGAGCGCTCCCGGAACAACGCTTCCTTCGTCGCAGGGTCGTCGAAGAACGCCGGCACCGGGAACTGCTGCACGAACGCGCCGTACGCCTCGCCGAAGCGGCGGAGGATCTCGGACGCGTAGACGATGCCGGTGGTCCGGGTGTTCGCGGCCCCGTTGATCTGCACGATCGTCGAGCCGTGCGTCGTCTTCGGCACGAGGTAGCGGCTGACGGCGCTCACCGTCGAGCCCCACGACAGCCCGATGACCATGTTCGACTCGACGTACTGCGTCAGGATGCGCGCGGCCGACAGCGCGACCCGCTCGAGCCGGTCGACGTCGCTCGTGTGGTCCGGCACCGGGACGACGTGCGCGTGCACCCCGAAGCGCGACCGGATCGAGCGGCTGAGCGCCGCGGCCTGGTCCAGGGGCGAGCGGATCTGGATGTCCACGAGCCCGGTGTCCCTGGCGTACTTCAGCAGGCGCGACACCGACGACCGCGAGGTCCCGAGCTCGTCCGCGATCGCGTCCATCGTCAGGTCCTGCAGGTAGTAGAGGTGCGCGGCGCGCAGCGCCTGCTGCGTGCGCATGGGCTGAGCCGCATCGCTCATGGTGCTCCGATCTGTCGAACGCAACCATGCACGGACGTGCACGGCCTCTGCAACCCTGGTCGCGCCTCCCGGCTGCTCGATCCCGGTGCGCGACAGGTGTGCTGCACGTTCGTGCACCCAGGTTGCCCGCACTCTCGCCGGAGCGCACGATCGTTGGTGACCCCACGAACAGACGAAGGAAGCGACGAACCATGTCGAAGACGACACAGCCCAGGAAGACGGTGACCGCCCTCACCGAGCGCCCGAACGCGCAGGTCCTCATCGTCGGTGGTGGCATCAACGGCATCGCCACCTTCCGCGACCTCGCGATGCAGGGCGTCGACGTCGCCCTGGTCGAGCGCGGCGACTACGCCGGCGGTGCCTCGGCAGCGTCGAGTCACATGATCCACGGCGGCATCCGCTACCTGGAGAACGGCGAGTTCCGCCTGGTGCGCGAGAGCGTGCAGGAGCGCAACGGCCTCATCCGCATCGCTCCGCACTACGTGAAGCCGCTGCAGACGACGATGCCGATCTTCTCGACGTTCTCCGGCATCATGAACGCCCCGCTGCGGATGCTGACGCACAAGCAGCGTTCCACCAAGGAGCGCGGCGCCATGCTCATCAAGATCGGCATGACGATCTACGACTCCTTCTCACGTGACGGCGGCTCCGTCCCGAAGCACGTGTTCCGCACGAAGAAGGCCGCGCTCGAGGACATGCCGGCCCTCAACCGTGACCTGAAGTACACGGGCACCTACTACGACGCGAGCGTGCACGAGCCCGAGCGCCTGGCCCTCGACGTCCTGAAGGACGGCCTGGCCGCCGGAGCCGACAAGGCACGCGCCGTCAACTACGTCGAGGCAGCCGGCACCCGCGACGGCGGCGTCCTGCTCCGCGACCGCGAGACCGGCGACGAGTTCGTCTTCACCGCCGACGTCGTGATCAACGCCTCCGGCCCGTGGACCGACCTGACGAACGAGGCCTTCGGCGGCGAGACGAAGTTCATGGGCGGCACGAAGGGCTCGCACATCGTCGTCCACAACGACGAGCTGCTCGAGGCCACCAAGGGCCGCGAGCTGTTCTTCGAGAACGACGACGGCCGCATCGTCCTCATCTACCCGCTCAAGGGCCGGGTGCTCATCGGCACGACCGACATCGACGCCGACCCGTCGAAGCCGGTCGTCACCACCGACGAGGAGATCGACTACTTCTTCGGGCTCGTGAAGCACGTGTTCCCGCAGATCGAGGTCACCCGCGACCACATCGTCTACAGCTACTCCGGCATCCGCCCCCTCCCCCGCCACGAGGACACCGCCCCCGGC includes:
- a CDS encoding helix-turn-helix transcriptional regulator, with product MVLSIERHPGRYFRRLVGSDFDEALAFFESDYDFRAPIVRRTRPQSHWDFADVGDGRLSLRSSRFMADLRTESRVDDEFVVAWLRSGAGRLTSGSDTHVFEPGVPVVVPFAEVYSLHHRDIGLNLVHLDRDFVRSVAGDDDFAFDTLQRPTAQGVATWQAVVRAHSSTWLDVDHRLDASGERTIAEAFVTAALQAFPQRSRWRSSVAGTGPEHGRLRRALEYVHAHAREPIGTPEIAVAAGLSPRGLQQSLRRHLDQTPGELLRSVRLDGARADLLDGDREETSVADIARSWGFGHLGRFSSTYRARFGELPSESLRAR
- a CDS encoding magnesium and cobalt transport protein CorA, translated to MSLELNTVYVDRIAPIASPSLDDTFRMMAEQGASSCIVLHQPDAQELGDVAVALDLHELAVEDSAEGHQRPKLERYGSTLFAVLKPALYNDQQEEVAFGEVHAFVGEDFFLAVVQADPRGRQTVPRALQRMSGKPGLVTVGPQAQLWALMDSIVDGYLPVIDGLEEDINQIEDQLFSGEAGVSRRVYELFGEVVDFQRAARPLIHIIESLHRGAEKYHLPIEMQRRFRDVLDHAIRIVERLDTFRQLLQNALTVDSTLAAQKQNDDTKRISGWAAILFAPTLIAAIYGMNFTHMPELGWTWGYPLAIVAMVLFAAALWVVFKVKRWF
- a CDS encoding sugar-binding domain-containing protein; this encodes MSDAAQPMRTQQALRAAHLYYLQDLTMDAIADELGTSRSSVSRLLKYARDTGLVDIQIRSPLDQAAALSRSIRSRFGVHAHVVPVPDHTSDVDRLERVALSAARILTQYVESNMVIGLSWGSTVSAVSRYLVPKTTHGSTIVQINGAANTRTTGIVYASEILRRFGEAYGAFVQQFPVPAFFDDPATKEALFRERSIRRVLDLHERMDLVVFGVGAPQAPVPSHVYSGGYLDPEDRDELTRAGVVGDVSTVFYRADGSWKDIGVNARAGAPDLDTIKRAPRRVCVVAGRGKAASLRGALAAGLVTDLILDESVGQAILQP
- the ald gene encoding alanine dehydrogenase; protein product: MRIGVPTEIKNNEYRVAATPAGVAELALHGHEVLVQSGAGTGSAFTDDEYRVAGATIVDAAAEVWAQAEMILKVKEPVAAEYPLIRAGQVLFTYLHLAADRPLTDALVASGATAIAYETVQLPDRSLPLLSPMSEVAGRLSAQVGAFHLMRTNGGRGLLLGGVPGTPKGRVVVIGGGVAGEHAATMALGMGADVTVFDISLPRLRALDARFDGRVTTLRSSAHAIAEALRDADLVIGSVLIPGASAPKLVTDAMVADMRPGSVLVDIAIDQGGCFEGSHPTTHDDPTFAVHDAVYYCVANMPGAVPRTSTISLTNATLPYAVAIADRGWEQATAADPALALGVNVHAGEVTNAAVAAAHGLVAAAR
- a CDS encoding glycerol-3-phosphate dehydrogenase/oxidase, whose translation is MSKTTQPRKTVTALTERPNAQVLIVGGGINGIATFRDLAMQGVDVALVERGDYAGGASAASSHMIHGGIRYLENGEFRLVRESVQERNGLIRIAPHYVKPLQTTMPIFSTFSGIMNAPLRMLTHKQRSTKERGAMLIKIGMTIYDSFSRDGGSVPKHVFRTKKAALEDMPALNRDLKYTGTYYDASVHEPERLALDVLKDGLAAGADKARAVNYVEAAGTRDGGVLLRDRETGDEFVFTADVVINASGPWTDLTNEAFGGETKFMGGTKGSHIVVHNDELLEATKGRELFFENDDGRIVLIYPLKGRVLIGTTDIDADPSKPVVTTDEEIDYFFGLVKHVFPQIEVTRDHIVYSYSGIRPLPRHEDTAPGFVSRDYRIVDTPIAGLPKSTVLSLVGGKWTTFRALAAHLSTEATTKLGITRTVDTTGMPIGGGKEFPTTDAQRALWVTAHGHGLDESLVEGLLERYGTRAAEVVDVLVDGPVEALESDPSLTRAEVAYFARHEQAVHLVDVVLRRTNLAFVGGVTIDLLDELADVLAEALGWTTEERADEVQRTLDVLRESHRVIVPLTSASQLA
- a CDS encoding tryptophan-rich sensory protein; this translates as MKRIWKRVAVAVSAVVAVIGAYVGSGAAGGTPIQDAAGGALSASSTAIAPDGPAFSIWSVVYAGLIGYAVLQLFRTANDDRHERLVVPAILSLLLNAAWILSVQFGWLWASEPIIVALLAVLVWTFSILRRTRSTGVVEAVLTDGTFGLYLGWVCVATAANTAAVLTAAGFRGFGFGQDVWGVAIAAVAGLVGVLVAFWGRGRLAPAASLAWGLAWVAVARFDGPLVSVPTATTAVVAAVAVVVVTAAVRARAGWSGAGEGRATAPVFGRADSVAG